From Priestia filamentosa, a single genomic window includes:
- a CDS encoding MFS transporter translates to MSKPQRQIKFVNYLSYGLGDFVGAGAFALTAAWLMYFYTTFCGLTATQAGSIFAVARVVDAVAAPAMGYITDNFHKTKLGRRFGRRKFFILAAIPLMLIYALIWVDGFNYWYYMLTYIIFEIAYSMILIPYDTLAAEMTDDYKKRSKLTGARMFVAQISAVFASFIPGRLIESLGKDDPLSFLYSGLIFTAIFVVVLVVLYKNTWERPLSEIPIEKEIDKKTLLQKIEKVYVDLFSTLRVKTFRHHLGMYLGGYLSQDVFNAVFTYFIVFALMHNAVVASNLLTVMYILQIVGVWIAMTLTIKLNPAPAYRMAIIFFMVGILGFAALRIINVENSLLLMFIMIGIAGLGRGGLNYIPWNNYAFIPDIDEALTGQRREGVFAGVMSLIRKASQALAVFLVGVGLDLSGFVSGQEVQSSSVVQTITSILLFGTLLFLIGGLLISYRYKLTKENHVVLLAEIQRLKKGGLKKEASPEAREVVEKLTGWDYEKTWGNNPVGYENYVAYKKSRKEGPDIKTTL, encoded by the coding sequence ATGAGTAAACCTCAACGACAAATTAAGTTTGTAAACTATCTTTCTTATGGATTAGGAGATTTTGTAGGAGCAGGAGCATTTGCCCTCACTGCTGCATGGTTAATGTACTTTTATACAACATTTTGTGGATTAACAGCAACGCAAGCAGGATCCATCTTTGCAGTTGCAAGGGTTGTGGATGCTGTTGCAGCTCCTGCAATGGGCTATATCACCGACAATTTTCATAAAACAAAGCTTGGTCGAAGATTTGGCAGGAGAAAATTTTTTATTTTAGCAGCCATTCCGCTTATGCTTATATATGCATTAATATGGGTAGATGGATTTAACTATTGGTATTATATGTTAACTTATATTATTTTTGAAATCGCTTACTCTATGATTCTAATTCCATATGACACGCTAGCAGCAGAAATGACAGATGACTACAAAAAGCGCTCAAAGCTTACTGGCGCGAGAATGTTTGTTGCGCAAATTTCCGCTGTTTTCGCTTCCTTTATTCCCGGTCGTCTTATTGAATCGCTAGGGAAAGATGATCCGCTAAGCTTTCTTTATTCAGGATTAATTTTCACGGCAATTTTTGTTGTTGTGTTAGTTGTTCTCTATAAAAATACGTGGGAGCGTCCACTATCAGAGATTCCAATTGAAAAAGAGATTGATAAGAAAACGCTGCTTCAAAAAATTGAAAAGGTGTACGTTGATTTATTTTCAACTCTTCGTGTTAAAACATTTAGACATCATTTAGGAATGTATTTAGGAGGCTATTTAAGTCAAGACGTATTTAATGCTGTCTTTACGTACTTCATTGTTTTTGCTCTTATGCATAATGCTGTTGTTGCTTCTAACCTCCTAACCGTTATGTATATCCTCCAGATTGTAGGAGTATGGATTGCGATGACATTGACCATTAAATTGAATCCAGCGCCTGCTTATCGGATGGCTATTATCTTTTTTATGGTTGGCATTTTAGGGTTTGCCGCATTGAGGATTATAAATGTTGAAAATAGTTTACTTCTTATGTTTATCATGATTGGTATTGCTGGATTAGGGCGCGGAGGACTTAACTATATTCCGTGGAACAACTATGCCTTTATTCCTGATATTGATGAAGCTCTAACAGGGCAGCGCCGCGAAGGCGTTTTTGCTGGGGTAATGAGTTTAATTAGAAAAGCTTCTCAGGCGCTGGCCGTTTTCTTAGTTGGTGTTGGACTAGACTTATCAGGCTTTGTTTCGGGGCAAGAGGTTCAGTCTTCATCCGTTGTTCAGACAATTACAAGTATCTTGCTTTTCGGAACGCTTCTCTTTCTTATTGGCGGTTTACTTATTTCTTATCGTTATAAATTAACTAAAGAAAATCACGTTGTGTTGTTGGCTGAAATTCAGCGGCTGAAAAAGGGTGGCCTTAAAAAAGAAGCGTCTCCTGAAGCCCGTGAAGTAGTGGAAAAATTAACAGGATGGGACTATGAAAAAACATGGGGAAACAATCCTGTTGGGTATGAAAACTATGTGGCCTATAAAAAGAGTCGAAAAGAAGGACCTGATATCAAAACAACGCTATAG
- a CDS encoding rhamnogalacturonan lyase, whose protein sequence is MKRKKPWFLNRMIIMLLIPLLCMTTPVWADTNGKTTKGEEKLDRGLVAVSTSEGVYLSWRFLSHEATGYSETGLTGANFNVYRNGKKIAVVKDSTNFLDRDGNSESTYYVSSSQNEKGTGKSAVVTPMNEAYYDLKLKKPKDGRTPDGQTYTYEANDTSVGDVDGDGQYELFVKWNPSNSKDVSQVGYTGNAYIDCYKLDGTLLYRIDLGVNIRAGAHYTQFLVYDFDQDGKAEMMLKTAPGTKTIQFDKHGNVQGEKFITMPKEDIKAGYRHSDDYRMSSEDYYDHVVKMFMNWHKYEEVQKGNWPKTLEECFGIAKKYRYPLSQEDAESLADYFMDEYAPKRSERNKLRDFQGFILEGPEYLTVFEGATGKELDTVDYEPQRYDDGLMWGDYATPRIEPGNRVDRFLSGVAYLERDQPYAIFTRGYYTRANVVSYRWDGKKLKKYWAVDSGWTPMSNPFNSNPHEKDGKSKKYGTLTNQGAHYLTTSDVDNDGKQEIVYGGATIDHNGKLLYSSYDKMPPESEKSGERVKLGHGDTLHVADINPKRNGLEIFMVHENGTKAPYGYSLRDAKTGEVIVGEYTGKDTGRGIIGDIDPAHEGLEMWATSLLSADGQKIDQKFPGTNMSIRWGADMTTQIINGTFAEPPTIDDWKKGRLLTATNTSTNNGTKGNPSLVADLFGDWREELIVKKADSSALRIYMSTEKTNHKLYTLMQDKQYRTGIANQNTGYNQPAYPSFYFASDMNWRDVPLLKKHH, encoded by the coding sequence ATGAAACGAAAGAAACCATGGTTTTTAAATCGAATGATTATAATGCTGCTTATCCCTTTACTATGTATGACAACGCCTGTTTGGGCAGATACGAACGGGAAAACAACGAAAGGAGAAGAAAAGCTTGATCGTGGATTAGTAGCCGTCTCCACCTCAGAAGGAGTTTATCTTAGTTGGCGGTTTTTGTCTCACGAAGCAACAGGCTATTCAGAAACAGGGTTAACAGGTGCGAATTTTAACGTATATCGAAATGGAAAGAAAATTGCAGTTGTAAAAGATAGTACAAATTTTTTAGACAGAGATGGGAATTCAGAGTCTACCTATTATGTTTCCTCTTCCCAAAATGAAAAAGGAACAGGGAAAAGCGCAGTTGTTACGCCAATGAATGAAGCATATTACGATTTAAAGCTAAAGAAACCAAAGGATGGGAGAACACCTGATGGCCAAACTTATACGTATGAAGCAAATGACACGAGCGTTGGAGACGTGGACGGCGATGGACAGTATGAGCTTTTTGTAAAATGGAATCCATCGAATTCAAAGGATGTTTCACAAGTAGGGTATACAGGCAATGCGTATATAGATTGCTATAAGCTTGATGGGACTCTTCTTTACCGAATTGATTTAGGCGTTAATATTAGAGCTGGTGCTCATTATACACAGTTTTTAGTATACGATTTTGATCAAGATGGAAAAGCAGAAATGATGCTCAAAACAGCGCCAGGTACAAAAACAATTCAGTTTGATAAGCATGGAAATGTACAAGGTGAGAAGTTTATCACAATGCCTAAAGAAGATATAAAAGCAGGCTATCGTCATAGCGATGATTACCGAATGAGCAGTGAGGATTACTATGATCATGTTGTGAAGATGTTTATGAATTGGCATAAGTATGAAGAAGTTCAAAAAGGAAATTGGCCCAAAACGCTTGAAGAATGTTTTGGGATTGCTAAGAAGTATCGCTATCCCCTATCACAGGAGGATGCAGAAAGTTTAGCTGATTACTTTATGGATGAATATGCCCCAAAGAGAAGTGAACGAAATAAACTGCGCGACTTCCAAGGGTTTATTTTAGAAGGACCTGAATATTTAACCGTATTTGAAGGTGCAACAGGTAAAGAGCTCGACACGGTAGACTATGAACCCCAGCGCTATGATGATGGATTAATGTGGGGCGACTATGCAACCCCAAGAATTGAACCAGGTAACAGAGTTGATCGATTTCTCTCAGGTGTTGCTTACCTTGAAAGGGATCAACCATACGCTATTTTTACAAGAGGATATTATACAAGAGCAAATGTTGTTTCATATCGTTGGGATGGAAAAAAACTTAAGAAATATTGGGCTGTTGATAGTGGATGGACACCAATGAGTAACCCATTTAATAGCAATCCACATGAGAAAGATGGGAAAAGTAAAAAATATGGTACTCTTACAAACCAAGGTGCTCACTATCTTACAACAAGCGATGTTGACAATGATGGAAAGCAAGAAATAGTGTATGGAGGCGCGACAATCGATCATAACGGTAAGTTGCTATATAGCTCCTACGATAAGATGCCGCCTGAAAGTGAAAAAAGTGGTGAAAGGGTGAAGCTTGGTCACGGCGATACCCTGCACGTTGCTGACATTAATCCAAAACGAAACGGACTAGAAATTTTTATGGTGCATGAAAATGGCACAAAAGCACCTTATGGCTATAGTTTACGTGATGCAAAAACAGGAGAAGTAATTGTTGGAGAATATACAGGTAAAGATACAGGTCGTGGGATTATAGGAGACATTGATCCTGCTCATGAAGGGTTAGAAATGTGGGCTACAAGTCTATTAAGCGCTGATGGCCAAAAAATAGATCAGAAGTTTCCAGGAACAAATATGAGCATTAGATGGGGAGCTGATATGACAACCCAAATCATTAATGGAACCTTTGCGGAGCCGCCAACAATCGATGACTGGAAAAAGGGACGATTACTAACAGCTACAAATACGAGTACAAACAATGGCACAAAAGGGAACCCAAGCTTAGTTGCTGACCTGTTTGGAGACTGGAGAGAAGAACTTATTGTGAAGAAAGCGGATAGCTCAGCGCTTCGCATATATATGAGCACAGAAAAGACAAATCATAAGTTATATACCTTAATGCAGGATAAGCAGTACAGAACAGGAATTGCCAACCAAAATACGGGGTATAATCAACCTGCATATCCGAGCTTCTATTTTGCTTCTGATATGAATTGGCGTGACGTTCCTCTTTTGAAAAAACATCACTAA
- a CDS encoding DeoR/GlpR family DNA-binding transcription regulator gives MLVAERQQKIVDLVNLRSSIRVSELSELFAVTEETIRRDLEKLEKENKLRRSHGGAVSVQEKESEIDFSEREITNVLEKKIIAHEAVKRVENGNRIILDASTTAWYMAKILPNIPLTVITNSIKVAIELSKKDRIEVISTGGILLPKSLSYVGPLAERSLENYHVDKAFLSCKGIDLNSGLSDSNEWQALLKRKMIERSNRTFLMVDSSKFGYREFSHISTLDQVDEMIVDIKLPPHSQEKLKEKNIIVTTVDFVDKPAS, from the coding sequence ATGCTAGTAGCCGAAAGACAACAAAAAATTGTGGATTTAGTTAATTTACGATCAAGCATTCGAGTTTCTGAGCTTAGTGAGCTTTTTGCTGTTACAGAAGAAACAATTAGACGTGATCTTGAAAAACTCGAAAAAGAAAATAAATTACGAAGAAGTCACGGTGGAGCAGTAAGTGTTCAAGAAAAAGAAAGCGAAATAGATTTCTCAGAACGGGAAATTACAAATGTATTGGAAAAGAAAATAATTGCTCATGAAGCCGTAAAAAGAGTAGAAAACGGCAACCGGATTATTCTTGACGCAAGTACAACCGCGTGGTATATGGCCAAAATACTTCCTAACATTCCGCTCACTGTCATTACAAACTCTATTAAGGTTGCGATTGAACTTAGCAAAAAAGACCGAATTGAAGTGATTTCAACTGGTGGGATACTGCTTCCAAAATCCTTGTCGTATGTAGGACCGCTAGCGGAGCGATCGCTTGAAAATTATCATGTTGATAAAGCCTTTCTTTCCTGTAAAGGTATTGATTTAAATAGTGGATTAAGTGACTCAAACGAATGGCAAGCTCTCTTAAAAAGAAAAATGATTGAAAGATCTAACAGAACGTTCTTAATGGTCGACTCTAGCAAGTTTGGTTACCGAGAGTTTTCACATATCTCTACTCTAGATCAAGTTGATGAAATGATTGTGGACATAAAACTCCCTCCCCATTCTCAAGAGAAATTAAAAGAAAAAAACATCATCGTTACGACTGTTGACTTTGTTGATAAACCTGCTTCTTAA
- a CDS encoding sodium:proton antiporter, giving the protein MEGLSLFAFVFVLGLRHGLDADHLAFIDGQTRYNWRMESPFSRWVGTLFSFGHGGVVALTAGVLGMVMSNFTFPPSFDTFASWVSILSLFLIGTLNTYNLIRTRSSKEEFQLSGLKGKFIPKLAKGTTNPFLIILIGALFALAAETVSQTAVWTLAAGNSSSYTPLLLGLVFMVGMMITDTIDSFVVHKMVKDSSKFGQAASRLMGWVIVVLAYSVSFYLAFTFFNPWAEIDFEIVGVILFLFLLSMFIFVCFKAKKANNSIQSV; this is encoded by the coding sequence TTGGAAGGTTTATCACTTTTTGCATTTGTATTTGTTTTAGGATTAAGACACGGCCTTGATGCAGACCATTTAGCTTTTATTGATGGTCAAACAAGGTACAATTGGAGGATGGAAAGTCCTTTCTCAAGATGGGTTGGTACCCTATTTTCATTTGGACATGGGGGCGTTGTCGCATTGACTGCTGGGGTTTTAGGAATGGTGATGAGTAACTTTACGTTCCCACCATCCTTTGACACTTTCGCTTCTTGGGTATCTATTTTATCTTTATTTTTGATTGGGACATTAAATACGTACAATTTGATTCGAACAAGAAGTAGTAAGGAAGAATTTCAGCTTAGTGGTTTAAAAGGGAAATTCATTCCAAAGCTTGCAAAAGGGACAACAAATCCGTTTCTTATTATTCTTATTGGTGCTCTCTTTGCCCTAGCAGCCGAAACGGTGAGTCAAACAGCTGTATGGACGTTAGCTGCTGGCAATTCAAGCTCGTACACTCCGCTATTATTAGGTTTAGTTTTTATGGTTGGCATGATGATTACAGATACAATTGATTCTTTTGTTGTGCATAAAATGGTCAAAGACTCAAGCAAATTTGGTCAAGCAGCTTCACGCCTTATGGGGTGGGTCATCGTTGTACTCGCCTACAGCGTCTCTTTCTATCTTGCTTTTACATTCTTCAATCCATGGGCAGAAATAGACTTCGAGATTGTTGGCGTTATCCTTTTTCTATTTCTTCTTTCAATGTTTATTTTTGTCTGTTTCAAAGCTAAAAAAGCAAACAACAGTATTCAATCTGTCTAA
- a CDS encoding pentapeptide repeat-containing protein produces MSIELENKVEVQKALNSDCTSCFGLCCVALPYAKSADFAFDKGGGTPCRNLRDNYLCGIHNNLIKEGFRGCVSYECFGAGQKVSRIIYKGKEWKGNKQYAEQMFSVYPIVQQLHEMLSYLYEAMSYRETKSIHAELREMFRETEKMTEQPPEEILHLDVAGHRAKVNTLLLQTSELVRPQITHKKKRNYSSDYIGAKLRKAKLKGENLRGALLIAADLREADLRFTDLIGADFRDADLSGADLTGSLFLTQAQVNAAKGNSHTKLPPSLKIPTHWKKA; encoded by the coding sequence ATGTCAATTGAATTAGAAAATAAAGTAGAAGTTCAAAAAGCATTGAATTCAGACTGTACAAGCTGTTTTGGTTTATGCTGTGTTGCATTGCCATACGCGAAGTCAGCTGATTTTGCTTTTGATAAAGGTGGAGGAACACCTTGCCGGAATTTGCGAGATAATTACTTGTGCGGCATTCATAATAACTTAATTAAGGAAGGGTTTCGCGGTTGTGTTTCTTATGAATGTTTTGGAGCGGGTCAAAAAGTATCTAGAATTATATACAAGGGGAAAGAGTGGAAAGGAAATAAGCAATATGCTGAACAAATGTTTAGCGTCTATCCAATTGTTCAGCAGCTTCATGAAATGCTTTCCTACTTATATGAAGCAATGAGCTATAGGGAAACAAAATCTATTCATGCTGAGCTAAGAGAGATGTTCAGAGAAACGGAAAAGATGACAGAACAACCTCCAGAAGAAATTTTACATCTAGATGTTGCAGGGCATAGAGCAAAAGTAAATACATTGCTTTTACAAACAAGTGAATTAGTCCGTCCGCAAATCACTCATAAGAAAAAACGAAATTATAGTAGTGATTATATAGGGGCTAAGCTTAGGAAAGCAAAGCTTAAAGGAGAGAATTTAAGAGGAGCACTTCTTATTGCAGCAGACCTTAGAGAAGCGGATCTTCGTTTTACAGATTTGATTGGAGCAGACTTTAGGGATGCAGATCTTAGCGGGGCAGATTTGACAGGAAGTCTTTTTCTTACTCAAGCACAAGTAAACGCAGCAAAGGGAAATAGTCATACAAAGTTGCCACCATCATTAAAAATACCAACACATTGGAAAAAAGCGTAA
- a CDS encoding ABC transporter ATP-binding protein, with the protein MKNTILNVQSVSKKMKKRSLLNKVSFSVKGGGICGLLGPNGAGKTTLIRMLTGLIKPTGGQILLNGKNIMTERKEALKEVGAIVESPIFFPYMTGGENLHNLARLHISSKSEREKRVCEVLGIVGLTGREDDKVRTYSLGMKQRLGIAQALLGDPELLILDEPANGLDPIGVRELRELLFKLKEEYGKTILISSHLLDELQRVCDQIVVIREGELMWNGDLNEFATENQNLEDAFVELVSR; encoded by the coding sequence ATGAAAAATACAATTTTAAATGTCCAAAGCGTATCTAAAAAAATGAAAAAACGCTCGTTATTAAATAAGGTGTCGTTCAGTGTGAAAGGTGGAGGCATCTGCGGGTTATTAGGGCCAAATGGAGCTGGGAAGACAACGCTTATCCGTATGCTAACAGGCTTAATTAAACCAACCGGGGGACAAATTTTATTAAATGGAAAAAACATTATGACAGAACGTAAAGAAGCGTTAAAGGAAGTAGGAGCAATCGTTGAGTCGCCCATTTTCTTTCCATATATGACAGGAGGAGAAAACCTTCATAATTTAGCACGTCTTCATATTAGTTCTAAAAGTGAACGTGAAAAAAGAGTATGTGAAGTGCTTGGAATTGTTGGATTAACAGGGCGGGAAGATGATAAAGTTCGCACTTATTCGCTTGGAATGAAGCAGCGATTAGGAATTGCGCAGGCTCTTTTAGGAGATCCTGAACTTCTTATATTAGATGAACCAGCAAACGGACTTGATCCCATTGGAGTAAGAGAACTACGCGAGCTTTTATTCAAGCTAAAAGAGGAGTATGGAAAAACAATTTTAATTTCGAGCCACTTGCTTGATGAATTACAGCGCGTTTGTGACCAGATTGTTGTGATTAGAGAAGGGGAATTGATGTGGAACGGAGATTTAAATGAATTTGCAACTGAAAATCAAAACTTAGAAGATGCGTTTGTGGAGTTGGTGTCACGATGA
- a CDS encoding ABC transporter permease, producing MKALILTEWERLFKRKLTWIVLAMAPAGLLVAASYLQKQNGQLSPELPEYTFTGNFAVLGLSEMLFTAFNALLLVFITLMITEEYRTGQLRMVMIRARSLGELVTAKVLVILGFLFLFFILYFLSSYLIGFFFFDNQANYAVFYHKELFSFKEGLIYNIEFYGLSYMTTVAIGAVLVFIAVISKTTTAAIGGGVGFLLFSFSYPYMLKVFSGFIDQVTLAKFFFTSIPMIQYEGITTMIAEKPQFVLWNLGVMGFYILFFSTLTFFTLRKKETFL from the coding sequence ATGAAGGCATTAATTTTAACGGAATGGGAGCGGCTTTTTAAACGAAAATTAACGTGGATTGTGTTGGCGATGGCGCCTGCTGGACTACTTGTTGCTGCTTCGTATTTGCAGAAGCAAAACGGGCAGCTAAGTCCTGAATTACCCGAATATACGTTCACAGGGAACTTTGCTGTACTTGGGTTATCTGAGATGTTATTTACGGCATTCAATGCACTTTTGCTTGTTTTTATTACGTTGATGATTACAGAGGAATACAGAACAGGACAGCTGCGCATGGTGATGATTCGGGCCCGTTCGCTTGGTGAGCTTGTCACAGCTAAAGTGCTCGTTATACTGGGATTCTTGTTTCTCTTTTTTATCCTCTATTTTTTGAGTAGCTATTTGATAGGATTCTTTTTCTTTGATAATCAGGCAAACTATGCTGTTTTCTATCATAAAGAGTTGTTTAGCTTTAAAGAAGGCCTAATTTATAATATAGAGTTCTATGGGCTTTCATATATGACGACCGTTGCAATTGGGGCTGTACTAGTATTTATTGCTGTTATTAGTAAAACAACGACAGCAGCCATTGGAGGGGGAGTGGGTTTCTTACTTTTCTCATTCTCTTATCCTTATATGTTAAAAGTATTTAGTGGATTTATTGATCAAGTAACGCTTGCAAAATTCTTTTTTACTTCAATTCCGATGATTCAATATGAAGGTATTACAACGATGATTGCTGAAAAACCACAGTTTGTTTTATGGAATCTAGGGGTGATGGGATTTTATATTTTATTTTTCAGCACGCTAACATTTTTCACACTTCGAAAAAAAGAAACGTTTTTATAA
- a CDS encoding ABC transporter permease: protein MKQLIWSELERTFKRKKTIIMLIVYLLLLGFECLFLYAMGGTTFFDPEHDVKMDSLNSSPLYLRDLAFFLTFILIPMLVVDSFNGEYASGALRLVLIRPQSRLQLFFAKWFIQCFLFFVVLVITGVTGFLFGKIMMPNVEHTVFLGGQELDTMGAFFYTLKFYGIAFAIFLTIITLASLVSILMPNAILSYVGLIAILIGSVYASDQLLFFFSMTDSIFYQLSGTSTDNFLFLLFPILGLSIIINITVWKKKEWIG from the coding sequence ATGAAACAATTAATTTGGAGTGAACTAGAAAGAACTTTCAAACGAAAAAAGACTATTATTATGCTTATTGTTTATCTGTTGCTGCTTGGGTTTGAATGTTTGTTTTTATATGCAATGGGAGGCACCACTTTCTTCGATCCTGAACATGATGTAAAGATGGATTCGCTAAATTCTTCCCCCCTTTATTTACGAGATTTAGCTTTCTTTCTTACATTTATTCTTATTCCAATGCTTGTTGTGGATAGTTTTAACGGGGAATATGCGTCAGGGGCACTGCGCCTTGTATTAATTCGTCCTCAGTCACGTTTACAACTGTTTTTCGCGAAGTGGTTTATTCAATGTTTTCTGTTTTTTGTTGTGTTAGTTATAACAGGTGTAACAGGATTTCTATTTGGAAAAATCATGATGCCGAATGTAGAACATACTGTATTTTTAGGTGGGCAAGAGTTAGATACGATGGGAGCATTTTTCTATACGCTTAAATTTTACGGCATTGCGTTTGCTATTTTTCTTACAATTATTACACTTGCTAGCTTAGTGAGCATTCTTATGCCAAATGCCATTCTTTCATATGTTGGATTAATCGCTATATTAATTGGAAGTGTCTATGCATCAGATCAGCTTCTTTTCTTCTTTTCAATGACCGATTCGATTTTTTATCAACTAAGTGGTACAAGTACAGATAACTTTTTATTCCTTCTATTTCCAATATTGGGTCTTAGCATTATAATAAATATAACTGTATGGAAGAAAAAAGAATGGATAGGATGA
- a CDS encoding response regulator transcription factor, whose amino-acid sequence MQEKILLVDDEKEIVSFMRDALEDEGYDVLCAYGGKEALTKLKERPDLILLDVMMPEMDGFELCELIRKNVSCPILFLSAKQTEQDRIKGLLVGGDDYLIKPFSIKELKMRIYAHLRREKRAESTAYNRLHFGYLTIDLDGYQILYNNEKLSFTSREFELLHFLALHPGQVFTREQLYERIWGYDAEGDSSTVTEHIKKIRAKLSKYKGCRDYISTVWGIGYKWVS is encoded by the coding sequence ATGCAAGAAAAAATTCTGCTTGTGGATGATGAGAAAGAAATTGTCTCGTTTATGAGAGATGCCTTAGAAGATGAAGGATATGATGTACTATGTGCCTATGGTGGAAAAGAGGCGCTCACCAAACTAAAAGAACGGCCAGATCTTATTCTTCTAGATGTGATGATGCCTGAAATGGACGGATTTGAGCTTTGTGAACTTATCCGTAAAAATGTTTCTTGTCCGATCTTGTTTTTAAGTGCAAAACAAACAGAGCAAGATCGGATCAAAGGTCTTTTAGTTGGGGGAGATGATTATTTAATAAAGCCATTTAGCATAAAGGAGCTGAAAATGAGAATTTATGCTCATTTGAGGAGGGAGAAGCGGGCGGAAAGCACAGCATATAATCGACTTCATTTTGGCTATTTAACAATTGACTTAGACGGATATCAAATTTTATATAACAATGAAAAACTTTCATTTACATCAAGAGAGTTTGAGCTTCTGCACTTTCTAGCGCTTCACCCAGGACAAGTGTTCACACGAGAGCAGCTGTATGAAAGAATTTGGGGATATGATGCAGAAGGAGACTCTTCGACAGTGACAGAGCATATTAAAAAAATTCGTGCTAAGCTTTCTAAATATAAAGGATGCAGAGACTATATTTCAACTGTATGGGGCATTGGGTATAAATGGGTAAGTTGA
- a CDS encoding sensor histidine kinase: MGKLKKWKKSASLRTQLVTSFHLVLLFSILATIITAGAIVLCAIIFLIPNGLNPANYYEKKIPDVLAFVQNHESDVTSRSFQSRLEKEIPTEGIGYQVLNKDGDVIYGSIEKKYIKSKREFYSKLNSDIHDGTYFVKLYPLFNREKEVNGAVLLRYKLTLASSNPKDRLFIVGATVLLFSSPFLYFYLFSYLFGRRFSRKIEKPFNELIDASHKIQRNDLEFSLPKVQESRELDQLVHAFEDMRVALKESLTRQWKLEEDRKEMTAAIAHDLRTPLTIIHGHTEGLLEGSKNNPKRLDDYLQTIFRNTVRSIRLLDQLRDVSILENVTFAVKKELINIREFVELKGSEFELLSKKKGVYFSYTIHGEQEVFHIDPHLIAQAFDNVITNCIRYTPRGGEISWDVTIRNATVLFEVKDSGPGFAQNHNKKLFEKFYREDQSRGSTEGNAGLGLYIAHSIVQNHGGEIEAYNQKEGGAYIKIELPLT; this comes from the coding sequence ATGGGTAAGTTGAAGAAATGGAAAAAGAGCGCAAGTCTAAGAACCCAGCTTGTTACCTCTTTTCATCTTGTCCTCTTATTTAGCATACTTGCGACCATTATTACTGCAGGAGCTATTGTGCTATGTGCGATTATCTTCCTTATTCCAAACGGGTTGAATCCTGCTAACTACTATGAGAAAAAAATCCCTGATGTGCTCGCATTTGTTCAAAACCATGAAAGTGATGTGACATCCCGAAGTTTTCAAAGCAGACTTGAAAAAGAGATTCCAACAGAAGGAATTGGCTATCAAGTTCTGAATAAAGATGGAGATGTTATCTACGGTTCGATTGAAAAAAAGTATATTAAAAGTAAACGAGAGTTTTATTCTAAGCTGAACAGTGATATCCATGACGGTACGTATTTTGTTAAACTTTATCCACTGTTTAATAGAGAAAAAGAAGTGAATGGTGCTGTTTTGTTGCGCTACAAATTAACGCTTGCTTCTTCTAACCCAAAGGACCGTTTGTTTATTGTAGGTGCAACGGTTTTATTATTTAGTAGTCCATTTCTTTATTTCTATCTTTTTTCTTATCTGTTTGGACGTCGCTTTAGCCGGAAAATTGAGAAACCGTTCAACGAGCTTATTGATGCATCTCATAAAATTCAGCGTAACGACTTGGAATTTTCGCTACCGAAAGTTCAAGAATCGAGAGAATTAGATCAGCTTGTTCATGCATTTGAAGACATGAGAGTTGCCCTTAAAGAGTCACTAACACGTCAGTGGAAGCTTGAAGAAGACCGAAAAGAAATGACAGCAGCGATTGCTCATGATTTAAGAACCCCGCTTACGATTATTCATGGTCATACAGAAGGACTTCTTGAAGGAAGTAAAAACAATCCGAAGCGACTTGATGATTATTTGCAAACTATTTTTAGAAATACGGTTCGTTCTATTCGCTTACTTGATCAGCTTCGCGATGTTTCTATCTTAGAGAATGTTACGTTTGCTGTAAAAAAAGAACTCATTAATATTAGAGAATTTGTTGAATTAAAAGGGAGCGAATTTGAGCTTTTAAGCAAGAAAAAGGGCGTTTATTTCTCTTATACGATCCATGGTGAACAGGAAGTCTTCCATATTGATCCACATCTTATTGCACAAGCTTTTGACAATGTGATTACAAACTGTATTCGCTACACTCCTCGGGGCGGAGAGATTAGCTGGGATGTTACGATCCGTAATGCGACTGTTTTATTTGAAGTGAAAGATAGCGGACCTGGGTTCGCACAAAATCATAACAAAAAGCTGTTTGAAAAGTTTTACCGAGAAGATCAATCAAGAGGAAGTACAGAAGGAAATGCAGGGCTTGGCCTCTATATTGCGCACTCTATTGTCCAAAATCACGGTGGGGAAATTGAGGCTTATAATCAAAAAGAAGGGGGAGCATATATTAAAATAGAGCTTCCGCTTACATAA